A portion of the Ralstonia nicotianae genome contains these proteins:
- a CDS encoding flavin reductase family protein, which translates to MCSQSVTPTVTAPGVEEQRLRRSLGAFPTGVCLVTTVGPLGKREGMTINSFASLSLDPPLILWSVRTSARSAASFLAAPHFIVSVLSMEQKDLALHFARPAIDKFEAYASMFEAGLGGCPRLKACVATFECRLHASHEEGDHSVLIGKIERFTSTEDPPLFFHAGQMGSIQELAGHTAR; encoded by the coding sequence ATGTGTTCTCAATCGGTTACCCCCACGGTCACGGCCCCCGGCGTCGAAGAGCAGCGGCTGCGCCGCTCGCTGGGTGCGTTCCCGACCGGCGTCTGCCTGGTCACCACCGTCGGGCCGCTCGGCAAGCGGGAGGGCATGACCATCAATTCGTTCGCATCGCTCTCCCTTGATCCGCCGCTGATCCTCTGGAGCGTGCGGACATCGGCGCGCAGTGCCGCCAGCTTTCTGGCCGCCCCGCACTTCATCGTCAGCGTCCTGTCGATGGAGCAGAAGGACCTGGCCCTGCATTTCGCCCGCCCGGCCATCGACAAGTTCGAAGCGTACGCGTCGATGTTTGAGGCGGGCCTTGGCGGCTGCCCTCGATTGAAGGCATGCGTCGCGACGTTCGAATGCCGGCTGCATGCCTCGCACGAGGAAGGCGATCACAGTGTCCTGATCGGGAAGATCGAGCGCTTCACCTCGACCGAGGATCCGCCGCTGTTCTTTCATGCCGGGCAGATGGGCTCCATCCAGGAGCTTGCCGGACACACCGCCCGGTAA
- a CDS encoding acyl-CoA dehydrogenase family protein: protein MQEPHMAGETADQRFFSFSAVPFGGPGRTSHAADVPPVDELTARARALVPLLQDNARRTESERRIPEETIARFRDAGFFRLMQPARFGGYEYGFTAFIDVVSEVARGCASSAWGCSLGAIHQWVVALFPAQAQEDVWGADPDAIACGSYAPAAMAHRVDGGYVVKGRWQWASNVDNSQWALLGVQTPPEKEGQPPGAGFLLVPSSDWRIEDDWHMAGQAGTGSKTILIDRETFVPAHRLLSFAEAACGHPPGAQASPSYLYRIPLLSMIPICLATPMLGNAQGAIESFLLLCGNRITRGGVGGAGNRLSQFFPIQSRIAEATAAVDAARLLLYRGAAEIEQFALDGKDVDVARRIRNRRDMAFAARLCQQAVDALFSGVGAAGLSLDQPIQRMWRDSNMIVKHFSLNWDAVSSMVGQHLLGLEPKGQY, encoded by the coding sequence ATGCAGGAACCGCACATGGCCGGCGAGACGGCCGACCAACGTTTCTTCTCTTTCTCCGCCGTGCCGTTCGGCGGGCCGGGCCGGACATCGCATGCCGCCGACGTGCCTCCGGTGGACGAACTGACCGCGCGCGCGCGCGCACTCGTGCCCCTTCTCCAGGACAACGCCCGCCGCACAGAGAGCGAGCGCCGGATTCCGGAGGAGACGATCGCGCGCTTTCGCGATGCCGGCTTTTTCCGCCTGATGCAGCCAGCCCGATTCGGCGGCTACGAATACGGCTTTACCGCCTTCATCGACGTTGTCAGCGAGGTCGCGCGGGGGTGTGCATCGTCCGCCTGGGGCTGTTCGCTGGGGGCGATCCACCAATGGGTGGTCGCGCTCTTTCCGGCGCAGGCGCAGGAGGACGTCTGGGGCGCCGATCCGGATGCCATCGCGTGCGGGTCCTATGCGCCGGCGGCCATGGCGCATCGCGTCGATGGCGGCTATGTCGTCAAAGGCCGGTGGCAGTGGGCCTCCAACGTCGACAACTCGCAATGGGCGCTGCTGGGCGTGCAGACGCCGCCCGAGAAAGAGGGGCAGCCACCCGGGGCCGGCTTCCTGCTCGTACCGTCATCGGACTGGCGCATCGAGGATGATTGGCATATGGCCGGCCAGGCAGGAACGGGCTCGAAGACCATCCTCATCGATCGCGAGACGTTCGTGCCCGCTCACCGGCTCCTCTCTTTCGCCGAAGCGGCCTGCGGTCATCCGCCGGGCGCGCAAGCCAGCCCCAGCTACCTCTACCGCATCCCCCTGCTCTCGATGATCCCGATTTGCCTGGCCACCCCCATGCTCGGCAACGCGCAAGGCGCCATCGAGAGCTTTTTGCTCCTGTGCGGCAACCGCATCACCCGGGGCGGGGTGGGCGGCGCGGGCAATCGGCTGAGCCAGTTCTTCCCGATTCAGTCCCGCATTGCGGAAGCCACCGCGGCGGTCGATGCGGCTCGGCTGCTGCTGTACCGCGGCGCGGCGGAGATCGAGCAGTTCGCGCTGGACGGCAAGGATGTCGATGTGGCCCGGCGCATCCGCAACCGCCGGGACATGGCATTCGCGGCGCGCCTGTGCCAGCAGGCGGTCGACGCATTGTTCTCCGGGGTGGGCGCGGCCGGCCTGTCGCTGGATCAGCCCATCCAAAGAATGTGGCGCGACTCGAACATGATCGTGAAGCACTTCAGCCTGAACTGGGATGCCGTCTCGTCGATGGTCGGCCAGCACCTGCTCGGCCTCGAGCCCAAGGGCCAGTACTAA
- a CDS encoding 3-keto-5-aminohexanoate cleavage protein gives MSAKLPLWEAARLEMETYQFHAPAEVQPKWEVPRQIAINVAVSGRFDGTGHAAPTSIQRYVDAASDVIEAGACGVHIDFTWVTDDKGRRLDRDVPPVEAYGAVLTPLQQRFGNNFVPNLNVLNGTTFDVCVSPAREGLAEVAPCAPGHPDAFMVPAIQALEAYGVKPELAVHSSGEIDLAKRKLIDTGILKKPYNWLILYGLPFSVGRSLLSGTWVSNTQDMARHMFLMVDQIRQIDPTSVITVCAAGRATLYMTTLATMMGLHIRVGTEDTPWKYPNSDERLNDNLEMFSMARDIAALHGRAPATADAYRALIGKPGRT, from the coding sequence ATGAGCGCAAAACTGCCGCTTTGGGAAGCCGCCAGGCTGGAGATGGAGACGTACCAGTTCCATGCGCCGGCCGAAGTCCAGCCGAAATGGGAAGTGCCCAGGCAAATCGCCATCAATGTGGCGGTCTCGGGGCGGTTTGACGGCACCGGGCATGCAGCGCCGACGTCGATCCAGCGCTACGTGGACGCGGCCTCCGACGTGATCGAGGCCGGCGCCTGCGGCGTGCACATCGACTTCACGTGGGTCACCGACGACAAGGGTCGCCGCCTGGACCGCGATGTGCCGCCGGTCGAGGCCTACGGAGCCGTCCTGACGCCGCTGCAGCAACGGTTCGGCAACAACTTCGTGCCGAACCTCAACGTCCTCAACGGCACGACCTTTGACGTCTGCGTCAGTCCCGCACGGGAAGGTCTCGCCGAGGTCGCGCCGTGCGCACCCGGCCACCCCGACGCCTTCATGGTGCCCGCCATCCAGGCACTGGAGGCATATGGCGTCAAGCCGGAGCTGGCGGTGCACAGCTCGGGCGAGATCGACCTTGCCAAGCGCAAGCTCATCGACACCGGCATCCTGAAAAAGCCCTACAACTGGCTGATCCTCTACGGCCTGCCCTTCAGCGTCGGGCGCAGCCTGCTCTCGGGGACGTGGGTCAGCAACACGCAGGACATGGCGCGGCACATGTTCCTGATGGTTGACCAGATCCGCCAGATCGATCCGACCTCCGTGATCACGGTCTGCGCCGCGGGCCGGGCGACGCTGTACATGACCACGCTGGCGACGATGATGGGGCTGCACATCCGGGTGGGCACGGAAGACACCCCCTGGAAGTACCCGAACAGCGACGAGCGCCTGAACGACAACCTCGAGATGTTCTCCATGGCCAGGGACATTGCCGCGCTGCACGGCCGCGCCCCCGCGACGGCCGACGCGTATCGCGCGCTCATCGGGAAGCCCGGCCGCACCTGA
- a CDS encoding homogentisate 1,2-dioxygenase, whose translation MSSHAAAGFPHLWTREGFAGPASVVTRRNYAPDYVSVAGVHAPRRLVLEQLVPLDRDTADALPSVIATSKLGVRLLTSARKTPMPFTVRNAEADELHFIQSGQVRFDTEVGSLLAEEGDFVCIPRSVAYRYAPTQGSMRSVILEYPSAATLTPPAPFGMINYARDVHPAKIDPEVDAGGPGKLVLKTADDEVTTYVVPHDPLALGRQLSACVPVWKLNLKNIQLHAYEPDGGPPSMFLSTRGGESLMFNLSSRSGGRPPVHVNADFDELILYVGGPGAYGACTEPGTLAWVPKGVIHHGPNEAVPQGYQAWLLETRATLRFTPEALAVSALMETGNYGRHPSAGT comes from the coding sequence ATGAGCAGTCATGCAGCCGCAGGCTTTCCGCACTTGTGGACACGCGAAGGATTTGCCGGCCCGGCCTCAGTCGTGACGCGGCGCAACTACGCGCCCGACTATGTATCGGTGGCGGGCGTGCATGCGCCGAGGCGCCTGGTGCTCGAACAGCTGGTCCCGCTTGACCGGGACACGGCAGATGCCCTCCCGAGCGTGATCGCAACATCGAAGCTGGGCGTACGCCTGCTCACCTCGGCGCGCAAGACGCCCATGCCGTTCACGGTCAGGAACGCCGAAGCGGATGAGCTGCACTTCATCCAGTCCGGCCAGGTCCGATTCGATACCGAAGTCGGCAGCCTGCTCGCCGAGGAAGGCGACTTCGTCTGCATCCCCCGCTCCGTCGCCTATCGCTATGCGCCCACGCAGGGCAGCATGCGCAGCGTGATTCTCGAATATCCGTCGGCGGCAACGCTAACCCCGCCGGCGCCGTTCGGCATGATCAATTACGCGCGCGACGTCCACCCGGCGAAGATCGACCCCGAGGTCGACGCCGGCGGCCCAGGCAAGCTGGTGCTCAAGACGGCCGATGACGAAGTGACGACCTACGTCGTGCCCCACGATCCGCTCGCGCTGGGGCGGCAACTGTCCGCCTGCGTGCCGGTCTGGAAGCTCAATCTGAAAAACATCCAGCTGCATGCCTACGAACCCGACGGCGGCCCGCCTTCGATGTTCCTGTCCACGCGCGGCGGCGAGTCGCTGATGTTCAACCTGAGCTCGCGCTCGGGCGGCCGGCCGCCGGTGCATGTCAACGCGGATTTCGACGAGCTGATCCTCTACGTCGGCGGACCGGGCGCTTATGGGGCCTGCACCGAGCCGGGAACGCTCGCGTGGGTCCCCAAGGGCGTCATTCATCACGGCCCGAACGAAGCCGTCCCGCAGGGATACCAGGCATGGCTGCTTGAGACGCGCGCCACGTTGCGCTTCACGCCGGAAGCGCTCGCCGTGTCGGCACTGATGGAAACCGGAAACTACGGTCGGCATCCGAGCGCCGGCACCTAG
- a CDS encoding MarR family winged helix-turn-helix transcriptional regulator, whose amino-acid sequence MTRTIHRLYNVNAQRILDREGVNIAHWYYLRVLAERGMLNQLELSKRVGIASTTAVTALDNLEKRGLVRRSRDTNDRRKYFVSITDEGQRLIDELMPDIEQMLVDSVQGIPAAEMRTFWAVLQRIADNLSKTAGNETVLD is encoded by the coding sequence ATGACGCGGACGATCCACCGGCTGTACAACGTCAACGCCCAGCGGATCCTCGACCGCGAAGGCGTGAACATCGCCCACTGGTACTACCTGCGCGTGCTCGCCGAGCGCGGCATGCTGAATCAGCTCGAACTCAGCAAGCGGGTCGGCATCGCCTCCACCACCGCCGTCACCGCGCTGGACAATCTCGAGAAGCGCGGGCTGGTGCGCAGGTCGCGCGATACCAACGACCGGCGCAAATACTTCGTCAGCATCACGGATGAAGGCCAGCGGCTCATCGATGAACTGATGCCCGATATCGAGCAGATGCTCGTGGACTCCGTGCAAGGGATTCCCGCCGCCGAGATGCGCACGTTCTGGGCCGTATTGCAGCGGATCGCCGACAATCTTTCCAAGACCGCGGGCAACGAAACCGTGCTCGACTAG
- a CDS encoding HlyD family secretion protein has protein sequence MTTHSRFRAFAGLTVAATLAGAFLVLNRPESEASEQSTDDAYVQADSTVIVSQVAGTITRVEVADHQEVQAGAPLASIDERDLRIAADNAKAHIASAQATIDGLQAQIARQQSTIEQARAAVAATGANLKLAEANRNRFANLARDGSGTVQAQQQADAQWDIQRAARERDLAGLHSAEQQTAILRADLEKARASLLSAQAEKATAELNLSYARVIAPVSGVVAQRSARVGGYARVGQPLLTLVPLDAVYVEANFRETQLAHVRVGQPATITVDALPNVRLKGRVESLGPASGVSFSTTPPHNATGNFTKIVQRLPVRIRIEPGQEDARLLRVGMSVRPSIDVRAQETQATHPGKSPAKAIASS, from the coding sequence ATGACTACACACTCTCGCTTTCGTGCATTTGCCGGCCTCACTGTTGCTGCCACGCTGGCCGGCGCCTTCCTCGTCCTGAATCGCCCGGAGTCCGAGGCTTCCGAGCAGAGCACCGACGATGCCTATGTGCAGGCCGACTCCACGGTGATCGTCTCGCAGGTGGCCGGCACCATCACCCGGGTGGAGGTCGCCGACCACCAAGAGGTGCAGGCCGGCGCCCCACTGGCCAGCATCGATGAGCGCGACCTGCGCATCGCCGCCGACAATGCGAAGGCCCACATCGCCAGCGCCCAGGCCACCATTGACGGCCTGCAAGCCCAGATCGCCCGGCAGCAGAGCACGATCGAACAGGCGCGCGCGGCAGTCGCCGCCACCGGCGCCAATCTGAAGCTCGCCGAGGCCAACCGCAACCGCTTCGCCAATCTGGCCCGCGACGGCTCGGGCACGGTCCAGGCCCAGCAGCAGGCCGACGCGCAATGGGATATCCAGCGCGCCGCGCGCGAGCGGGACCTGGCCGGTCTGCACTCGGCCGAGCAGCAGACCGCGATCCTGCGCGCGGACCTTGAGAAGGCGCGGGCGAGCCTGCTGTCGGCGCAAGCAGAAAAGGCGACCGCGGAGCTGAACCTGTCCTACGCCCGCGTGATCGCGCCCGTCAGCGGCGTGGTCGCCCAGCGCAGCGCCCGCGTCGGCGGCTATGCCCGCGTGGGCCAGCCGTTGCTGACGCTGGTCCCGCTGGACGCGGTCTACGTGGAGGCCAACTTCCGCGAGACGCAGCTCGCCCACGTGCGGGTCGGGCAGCCGGCGACCATCACCGTGGATGCGCTGCCGAACGTCCGGCTCAAGGGTCGGGTAGAAAGCCTCGGGCCGGCCAGCGGGGTCAGCTTCTCCACGACCCCGCCCCATAACGCCACCGGCAACTTCACCAAGATCGTCCAGCGCCTGCCGGTGCGCATCCGCATCGAGCCGGGGCAGGAAGACGCCCGCCTGCTGCGCGTCGGCATGTCGGTGCGCCCGTCCATCGATGTGCGGGCCCAGGAGACCCAGGCGACGCATCCGGGGAAAAGCCCGGCGAAGGCGATCGCGTCGTCGTGA
- a CDS encoding MFS transporter, which produces MTQPVSTPTPGPAGTAPPPSAPPPAFGVRLAAGLLGVLLAAILSGLNNRVPGLALADVQGALGFAQDDASWLNTAYAAGELAAMPFATWFAVTFSMRRFHLAMLAGALVLSAILPFVQSLSLLLALRALQGLLSGALIPMLMMSALRFLPPPIRLHGLALYAMTATFAPNVALWLAALCVDRLEDWRWVYWQAIPLGLVAMGLVAWGVPKMPPALSRLKQGNWLGMALGVPGLALVVAGLDQGVRLDWFHSPLIVAALGVGIVLTTLFLASEWRHPAPFMQLQMLGRRNLGVGFSVFVCLLMTMATAVTLPASLLGRLQGFRMEQMASIGLIVGLPQLVLGPAVALLLYQRWVDARHVFAAGLACIAAACWLGAGITSEWMVPQFMWAEILQAIGQPMAVIALLFLATSVVQPMEGPSVAGIVNTFRAFSSVLGGALIGQLTTVRSHFHADMLLDHAGHLLPRLPPSDPGALTLAAMVSQQAGVLAAADVYRVFGWLALLLIPIVLKLQYIPAPAQTRTPQATPPAGTQTGTAH; this is translated from the coding sequence ATGACCCAACCCGTGTCCACGCCCACGCCCGGACCGGCGGGAACCGCCCCCCCGCCCTCCGCTCCGCCGCCGGCATTCGGTGTCCGCCTCGCCGCCGGGCTGCTGGGGGTGCTGCTGGCGGCCATCCTGTCCGGCCTGAACAACCGCGTCCCCGGCCTGGCGCTGGCCGATGTGCAGGGTGCCCTGGGCTTTGCGCAGGATGACGCCTCCTGGCTCAACACCGCCTATGCCGCGGGCGAGCTGGCCGCCATGCCCTTTGCCACGTGGTTCGCCGTCACCTTCTCGATGCGGCGTTTCCACCTGGCGATGCTGGCCGGCGCCCTGGTCCTGTCCGCGATCCTGCCGTTCGTGCAGAGCCTGTCGCTGCTGCTGGCATTGCGTGCGCTCCAGGGGCTGCTCTCCGGCGCGCTGATTCCCATGCTGATGATGTCCGCGCTGCGCTTCCTGCCGCCGCCGATCCGGCTGCACGGATTGGCGCTGTACGCGATGACCGCCACGTTCGCGCCGAACGTCGCGCTCTGGCTGGCCGCCCTGTGCGTGGATCGGCTGGAAGACTGGCGCTGGGTCTACTGGCAGGCGATCCCCCTCGGCCTGGTGGCGATGGGGCTGGTCGCCTGGGGCGTTCCGAAGATGCCGCCCGCGCTGTCGCGGCTGAAGCAAGGCAACTGGCTCGGCATGGCGCTGGGCGTGCCCGGGCTGGCCCTGGTGGTGGCGGGGCTGGACCAGGGAGTGCGCCTGGACTGGTTCCACTCCCCCCTCATCGTCGCCGCGCTGGGCGTCGGCATCGTGCTCACGACGCTGTTCCTGGCCAGCGAGTGGCGCCATCCGGCGCCCTTCATGCAGTTGCAGATGCTCGGGCGCCGCAACCTCGGCGTCGGCTTCAGCGTGTTCGTCTGCCTGCTGATGACGATGGCCACGGCCGTGACCCTGCCCGCCAGCCTGCTCGGCCGTCTGCAGGGGTTCCGCATGGAGCAGATGGCTTCGATCGGGCTGATCGTCGGGCTGCCGCAGCTGGTGCTGGGCCCCGCCGTCGCGCTGCTGCTGTACCAGCGATGGGTCGACGCGCGCCATGTCTTCGCCGCGGGGCTGGCCTGCATTGCCGCGGCCTGCTGGCTCGGCGCCGGCATCACGAGCGAATGGATGGTGCCGCAATTCATGTGGGCCGAGATCCTGCAGGCCATCGGGCAACCCATGGCGGTGATCGCGCTGCTGTTCCTGGCCACCAGCGTGGTCCAGCCGATGGAAGGCCCTTCTGTGGCGGGCATCGTCAACACGTTCCGCGCATTCAGTTCGGTGCTCGGCGGCGCGCTGATCGGCCAGCTCACGACCGTGCGCAGCCATTTCCACGCCGACATGCTGCTCGATCACGCAGGGCACCTGCTGCCCCGGCTGCCACCGTCCGATCCCGGCGCGCTCACGCTTGCCGCGATGGTCTCCCAGCAGGCCGGCGTGCTGGCGGCGGCCGATGTCTACCGGGTGTTCGGATGGCTGGCGCTGCTGCTCATCCCGATCGTCCTGAAGCTGCAGTACATCCCCGCGCCGGCGCAGACGCGCACGCCCCAGGCCACGCCGCCGGCAGGCACGCAGACCGGTACGGCGCATTGA
- a CDS encoding efflux transporter outer membrane subunit produces the protein MNRATKRWDLRRAACSAPALALALAGCVTAPDVRGPALASPEAALRSRAAVVAGEPALAETAVPSQWWDLFGDATLIALEAEATESNLDLQSAAARIEESRARLGLADAARQPQLAADAGYTRSAISEHSPLAVLGAPTRASDTWLLGLEAGWELDLWGRLRHQSESAEANLEASGYGKEAVRVSITAEVAYTYLQLRGVQAQESVAEQNRQLADGLVRMAESRERHGVATRFDAAAARADVAGIDARLSQLHHKREALMNALALLLGKPPRELDDRLAAAALPAMPKRLPVGIPSELARQRPDILQADARLRAAVADIGAAEADFYPRISLTGSAGVQAFDFSDLGSWASRRYAFGPTLYLPIFEGGRLKSNLALSAARHRLAAIAYQQTVLRAWHEVDDALGAHASELRRHAQLQLALDQNQTALKVAQRAYQQGTADFTAVLVAQRSLLASHAELIDCSTASALSVVGLYRALGGGWSSQLRADAAPSGSAS, from the coding sequence ATGAACCGTGCTACTAAACGCTGGGACCTTCGCCGCGCCGCATGCAGCGCGCCAGCGCTGGCCCTGGCGCTCGCCGGCTGCGTCACCGCGCCCGACGTTCGGGGGCCCGCCCTTGCATCGCCCGAGGCGGCGCTGCGCTCGCGGGCGGCCGTCGTGGCGGGCGAACCCGCCTTGGCCGAGACCGCCGTGCCGTCCCAGTGGTGGGACCTGTTCGGCGACGCGACGCTGATCGCCCTGGAAGCCGAGGCCACCGAATCCAACCTGGATCTCCAGAGCGCCGCCGCGCGCATCGAAGAAAGCCGGGCACGCCTGGGGCTGGCCGATGCCGCGCGCCAGCCGCAGCTGGCGGCGGATGCCGGGTACACCCGTTCGGCCATCAGCGAGCACTCGCCGCTGGCCGTGCTCGGCGCGCCGACGCGGGCCTCCGATACCTGGCTGCTCGGCCTGGAGGCCGGCTGGGAATTGGACCTCTGGGGGCGCCTGCGCCATCAGAGCGAATCCGCCGAAGCCAATCTCGAAGCCAGCGGCTACGGCAAGGAGGCGGTCAGGGTGTCGATCACGGCGGAAGTGGCGTACACCTATCTGCAGTTGCGCGGCGTCCAGGCCCAGGAGTCCGTTGCCGAGCAAAACCGCCAGCTCGCGGACGGATTGGTGCGCATGGCCGAAAGCCGGGAGCGCCATGGCGTGGCCACCCGCTTCGACGCGGCCGCGGCACGCGCCGATGTGGCCGGAATCGATGCGCGGCTCTCCCAGCTGCACCACAAGCGCGAGGCCCTGATGAACGCCCTGGCGCTGCTGCTGGGCAAGCCGCCGCGGGAACTGGACGACCGCCTCGCCGCGGCGGCGCTGCCGGCCATGCCCAAGCGCCTGCCGGTGGGCATCCCCTCTGAACTGGCCCGGCAGCGCCCGGACATTCTGCAGGCGGATGCGCGGCTGCGTGCCGCCGTCGCCGACATCGGCGCGGCCGAGGCCGACTTCTACCCCCGCATCAGCCTGACCGGCAGCGCCGGCGTGCAGGCCTTCGATTTCTCGGACCTGGGCAGCTGGGCGTCCCGGCGCTACGCCTTCGGGCCGACGCTGTATCTGCCGATCTTCGAGGGCGGCCGGCTCAAGAGCAACCTGGCCTTGAGCGCAGCGCGCCATCGCCTGGCCGCCATCGCGTACCAGCAAACGGTGCTGCGCGCCTGGCACGAGGTGGACGACGCCCTCGGCGCCCACGCCAGCGAACTGAGGCGGCACGCGCAACTGCAGCTCGCGCTGGACCAGAACCAGACGGCGCTGAAGGTGGCGCAGCGCGCCTACCAGCAAGGCACGGCCGACTTCACCGCCGTGCTGGTGGCCCAGCGTTCGCTGCTGGCCAGCCATGCCGAGCTGATCGACTGCTCGACGGCATCGGCGCTGTCGGTCGTCGGGCTCTATCGCGCCCTTGGCGGGGGCTGGTCTTCGCAACTGCGCGCAGACGCTGCCCCCTCGGGAAGCGCGTCATGA
- a CDS encoding TetR/AcrR family transcriptional regulator: MSEPRRTEQNDKETSVLKAATAVFLAHGFSAATTDMIQRRASVSKATMYACFPNKEAMFAAVIERECAVMAETIRAIQTAPGDIARTLTDIGLSYLRFVVAPTALALYRVVVAEAPRFPDLARRFYLAGPKVVTSMVAARLKEAAQDGEINIQAVGVEAAATLFISLVRTEGQLESLTHPDAQPSAAQLDHWVQLAVTTFMAAFGVPRA; encoded by the coding sequence ATGTCAGAACCCCGCCGCACTGAGCAGAACGATAAGGAAACGTCCGTCCTGAAGGCCGCCACGGCCGTGTTCCTGGCGCACGGCTTCAGCGCGGCCACGACGGACATGATCCAGCGCCGGGCCAGTGTCTCGAAGGCGACGATGTACGCCTGCTTTCCCAACAAGGAGGCCATGTTCGCCGCCGTCATCGAACGGGAATGCGCCGTGATGGCCGAGACGATCCGGGCCATCCAGACCGCGCCGGGCGACATCGCCAGGACGCTGACCGACATCGGCCTGTCCTATCTCAGGTTCGTCGTCGCGCCGACCGCGCTGGCGCTGTACCGCGTGGTCGTGGCCGAGGCGCCCCGGTTTCCCGACCTGGCGCGGCGGTTCTATCTGGCCGGCCCCAAAGTCGTGACGTCCATGGTGGCCGCGCGGCTGAAAGAGGCCGCGCAGGACGGCGAGATCAACATTCAGGCGGTGGGCGTCGAGGCGGCCGCGACGCTGTTCATCAGCCTGGTTCGCACCGAAGGGCAGCTCGAGAGCCTGACCCACCCCGATGCGCAGCCGTCCGCCGCCCAGCTGGATCACTGGGTCCAGCTGGCGGTCACGACCTTCATGGCCGCATTCGGCGTCCCCAGGGCCTGA
- a CDS encoding pirin family protein: MPAIATLQRANHGSHFRAYGLRGAAALIDPFIGVDHAWMSAPTFPPHPHAGFSAVSYLFLDSETGIDNRDSIGTHNLIRPGGLHWTTAGRGIVHEEVPAETGKTVHSLQIFVNLPPQRRDIAPFALSLAPQDIPVVQLPGVKVRVPVGRFGEVRALLDPPTDVTMLDISLEAGAALALPIAAGHSAFVMPIFGTVMVDGEDFGHDDLRLPVFTPREAPRAITLQAPHGSAKVMLFSGAPLHTSAT, from the coding sequence ATGCCTGCCATTGCAACACTGCAGCGCGCCAACCACGGCAGCCACTTCCGGGCCTACGGCCTGCGTGGCGCGGCCGCGCTGATCGATCCCTTCATCGGGGTCGATCACGCCTGGATGAGCGCGCCCACCTTCCCGCCGCACCCTCACGCCGGCTTCTCGGCGGTGTCCTACCTGTTCCTCGACTCGGAGACCGGGATCGACAACCGCGACTCGATCGGCACCCACAACCTGATCCGGCCGGGCGGCCTGCACTGGACGACGGCCGGCCGCGGCATCGTGCACGAGGAAGTGCCGGCCGAGACCGGCAAGACCGTCCACTCGCTGCAGATCTTCGTCAATCTCCCGCCGCAGCGGCGGGACATCGCACCGTTCGCGCTGAGCCTGGCGCCGCAGGACATCCCCGTGGTGCAGTTGCCGGGCGTCAAGGTGCGCGTGCCCGTCGGGCGCTTCGGCGAAGTCCGCGCGCTGCTGGATCCGCCGACCGACGTGACGATGCTCGACATTTCGCTGGAAGCCGGCGCCGCGCTGGCCTTACCCATCGCGGCGGGCCACAGCGCCTTCGTGATGCCGATCTTCGGCACGGTCATGGTGGACGGCGAAGACTTCGGCCACGACGACCTCAGGCTCCCGGTCTTCACGCCGCGCGAAGCGCCGCGCGCCATCACGCTCCAGGCCCCCCACGGCAGCGCCAAGGTCATGCTGTTCAGCGGCGCACCGCTGCACACCAGCGCAACCTGA